The Streptomyces sp. RKAG293 genome includes a region encoding these proteins:
- the nhaA gene encoding Na+/H+ antiporter NhaA, which translates to MTERPATDRPETEPTRRSVLLGRLSLPERTFVADALRTETVGGVLLLIAAVAALIWANTPAHETYETVREFHFGPSSLGLDLSVQHWAADGLLAIFFFVAGIELKRELVAGELRTPSAAALPVIAAVCGMAVPALVYLVVNTVGGGALDGWAVPTATDIAFALAVLAVIGTSLPSALRAFLLTLAVVDDLFAILIIAVFFTSSIDFVALGGAALGLLVFWLLLRREVRGWYIYVPLALVIWGLMYNSGVHATIAGVAMGLMLRCTRRDGEDHSPGERVEHLVRPVSAGLAVPLFALFSAGVAISGSALTDVFSQPETLGVVLGLVAGKTLGVFGGTWLAARFTRAELNPELRWPDVLAVASLAGIGFTVSLLIGELAFAEDPVLADEVKAAVLIGSVIAAVVAGILLKLRNNKYRAMCEEEERDEDGDGIPDIYEQDKPEYHLRMAEILERKAVEHRRLAELARVRGAGDGD; encoded by the coding sequence GTGACCGAGCGGCCCGCCACCGACCGGCCCGAGACCGAGCCCACCCGCCGCTCCGTCCTCCTCGGCCGGCTGTCCCTCCCCGAGCGGACCTTCGTCGCCGACGCGCTGCGCACCGAGACCGTGGGCGGCGTCCTGTTGCTCATCGCCGCCGTCGCCGCGCTGATCTGGGCCAACACCCCGGCGCACGAGACCTACGAGACGGTCAGGGAATTCCACTTCGGGCCGTCCTCCCTGGGGCTGGACCTGTCGGTGCAGCACTGGGCGGCCGACGGCCTGCTCGCCATCTTCTTCTTCGTCGCCGGCATCGAGCTCAAGCGCGAGCTGGTCGCCGGCGAGCTGCGGACACCGTCCGCAGCGGCGCTCCCGGTCATCGCCGCCGTCTGCGGCATGGCGGTGCCCGCCCTCGTCTACCTGGTGGTCAACACCGTCGGCGGCGGCGCGCTGGACGGCTGGGCGGTCCCGACCGCCACCGACATCGCCTTCGCGCTGGCCGTCCTCGCGGTCATCGGCACATCGCTGCCGTCCGCGCTGCGCGCCTTCCTGCTGACGCTCGCCGTCGTCGACGACCTCTTCGCGATCCTGATCATCGCGGTCTTCTTCACCTCCTCGATCGACTTCGTGGCCCTCGGCGGCGCCGCGCTGGGCCTGCTGGTCTTCTGGCTGCTGCTCCGCAGGGAAGTGCGCGGCTGGTACATCTACGTGCCGCTCGCCCTGGTCATCTGGGGGCTGATGTACAACAGCGGCGTGCACGCCACGATCGCGGGCGTGGCCATGGGCCTGATGCTGCGCTGTACCCGCCGGGACGGCGAGGACCACTCCCCCGGCGAACGCGTCGAGCATCTGGTGCGCCCCGTCTCCGCCGGTCTGGCGGTACCGCTGTTCGCCCTCTTCTCGGCGGGTGTCGCCATCTCCGGCAGCGCGCTCACCGATGTCTTCTCGCAGCCCGAGACGCTCGGCGTGGTCCTCGGCCTGGTGGCCGGCAAGACCCTCGGAGTGTTCGGCGGCACCTGGCTCGCGGCCCGGTTCACCCGTGCGGAGCTCAACCCGGAGCTCCGCTGGCCCGACGTCCTCGCCGTCGCCTCACTGGCCGGGATCGGCTTCACCGTGTCGCTGCTGATCGGCGAACTCGCCTTCGCCGAGGACCCGGTGCTGGCCGACGAGGTGAAGGCGGCCGTCCTGATCGGCTCGGTGATCGCGGCCGTCGTGGCGGGCATCCTGCTCAAGCTCCGCAACAACAAGTACCGGGCGATGTGCGAGGAGGAGGAACGCGACGAGGACGGGGACGGCATCCCGGACATCTACGAGCAGGACAAGCCGGAGTACCACCTGCGGATGGCCGAGATCCTCGAACGGAAGGCCGTCGAGCACCGCAGGCTCGCCGAACTGGCCCGGGTCAGAGGCGCGGGTGACGGGGACTGA
- the acs gene encoding acetate--CoA ligase, with product MSSNESLANLLKEERRFAPPAELAASANVTADAYARAESDRPAFWAEQARRLSWDTEPTETLDWSNPPFAKWFADGKLNVAYNCVDRHVEAGNGDRVAIHFEGEPGDSRSLTYAELKDEVSRAANALTELGVEAGDRVAVYLPMIPEAVVAMLACARIGAAHSVVFGGFSADAVASRIQDADAKLVITSDGGYRRGKPSALKPAIDEAVAKCPQVEHVLVVRRTGQETAFTEGRDVWWHDIVTRQSAEHTPQAFDAEHPLFILYTSGTTGKPKGILHTSGGYLTQTSYTHHAVFDLKPETDVYWCTADIGWVTGHSYIVYGPLSNGATQVIYEGTPDTPHQGRFWEVVQKYGVTILYTAPTAIRTFMKWGDDIPAKFDLSSLRVLGSVGEPINPEAWMWYREHIGGNRCPIVDTWWQTETGAMMISPLPGATTTKPGSAQRALPGIAATVVDDEAREVPNGSGGYLVLTEPWPSMLRTIWGDDQRYIDTYWSRFEGRYFAGDGAKKDEDGDIWLLGRVDDVMLVSGHNISTTEVESALVSHPKVAESAVVGAADATTGQAIVAFVILRGTASDSDTLVAELRDHVSKTLGPIAKPKRILIVSELPKTRSGKIMRRLLRDVAENRELGDVTTLTDSSVMDLIQTNLPGATSED from the coding sequence GTGAGCAGCAACGAGAGCCTGGCCAATCTGTTGAAGGAGGAGCGGCGTTTCGCTCCGCCGGCCGAGCTGGCCGCATCCGCCAACGTCACCGCGGATGCGTACGCACGGGCCGAGTCCGACCGCCCGGCCTTCTGGGCCGAGCAGGCGCGCCGGCTGAGCTGGGACACCGAGCCGACCGAGACGCTGGACTGGTCGAACCCGCCGTTCGCCAAGTGGTTCGCCGACGGCAAGCTCAACGTGGCGTACAACTGCGTCGACCGGCATGTCGAGGCGGGCAACGGCGACCGGGTCGCCATCCACTTCGAGGGTGAGCCCGGCGACAGCCGCTCCCTCACCTACGCCGAGCTCAAGGACGAGGTCAGCCGGGCCGCCAACGCGCTCACCGAGCTGGGCGTCGAGGCCGGCGACCGGGTCGCGGTCTACCTCCCGATGATCCCCGAGGCCGTGGTCGCGATGCTGGCCTGCGCCCGGATCGGCGCCGCCCACTCCGTGGTCTTCGGCGGCTTCTCGGCCGACGCCGTCGCGTCCCGCATCCAGGACGCCGACGCCAAGCTCGTCATCACCTCCGACGGCGGCTACCGGCGCGGCAAGCCGTCGGCGCTCAAGCCCGCCATCGACGAGGCCGTAGCCAAGTGTCCGCAGGTCGAGCACGTCCTGGTGGTCCGCAGGACCGGCCAGGAGACCGCGTTCACCGAGGGCCGTGACGTCTGGTGGCACGACATCGTCACCCGGCAGTCGGCCGAGCACACACCGCAGGCGTTCGACGCCGAGCACCCGCTCTTCATCCTCTACACCAGCGGCACGACGGGGAAGCCGAAGGGCATCCTGCACACCTCGGGCGGCTACCTCACCCAGACCTCCTACACCCACCACGCCGTCTTCGACCTCAAGCCGGAGACCGACGTCTACTGGTGCACGGCCGACATCGGCTGGGTGACCGGCCACTCGTACATCGTCTACGGGCCGCTCTCCAACGGCGCCACCCAGGTGATCTACGAGGGCACCCCGGACACCCCGCACCAGGGCCGCTTCTGGGAGGTCGTCCAGAAGTACGGCGTGACGATCCTCTACACCGCGCCGACCGCGATCCGGACGTTCATGAAGTGGGGCGACGACATCCCCGCGAAGTTCGACCTGTCCTCGCTGCGGGTGCTGGGCAGCGTCGGCGAGCCGATCAACCCCGAGGCGTGGATGTGGTACCGCGAGCACATCGGCGGCAACCGCTGCCCGATCGTGGACACCTGGTGGCAGACCGAGACCGGCGCGATGATGATCAGCCCGCTGCCGGGCGCGACCACCACCAAGCCGGGTTCCGCGCAGCGCGCCCTGCCGGGCATCGCCGCCACCGTCGTGGACGACGAGGCGCGCGAGGTGCCGAACGGCTCCGGCGGGTACCTGGTGCTGACCGAGCCGTGGCCGTCGATGCTCCGCACCATCTGGGGCGACGACCAGCGCTACATCGACACCTACTGGTCGCGGTTCGAGGGCCGCTACTTCGCGGGTGACGGCGCCAAGAAGGACGAGGACGGCGACATCTGGCTGCTCGGCCGGGTGGACGACGTGATGCTGGTGTCGGGCCACAACATCTCGACCACCGAGGTCGAGTCGGCGCTCGTCTCGCACCCGAAGGTCGCCGAGTCTGCGGTCGTCGGCGCGGCCGACGCGACCACCGGCCAGGCCATCGTCGCGTTCGTCATCCTGCGCGGCACCGCCTCGGACTCCGACACGCTCGTCGCCGAGCTGCGCGACCACGTCAGCAAGACGCTGGGCCCGATCGCCAAGCCCAAGCGCATCCTGATCGTCAGCGAGCTGCCGAAGACCCGTTCCGGCAAGATCATGCGCCGGCTGCTGCGCGACGTCGCGGAGAACCGCGAGCTCGGCGATGTCACCACGCTGACGGACTCCTCGGTGATGGACCTGATCCAGACCAACCTGCCGGGCGCGACCAGCGAGGACTGA
- a CDS encoding SulP family inorganic anion transporter: MQTPHRSDLSASITVFLIAVPLSLGIALATGAPLQSGLVAAAVGGIVAGLLGGAPLQVSGAATSLVVVTAELVQRYGWRTTCAITVLAGLAQAALGALRVARAALVVSPAIVHGMLAGIGVSIAVGQLHVILGGTAQGSALANLGALPRQLAATSPATLGIGALTAVVLVGWPRLPGKNVRNRAVRALRAVPAALAAVAVATAAGLALTVPRVDLPSWNTPVLPRLPEGPVLGLLAAVVTVTLVASMESLLSAVALDKMQSEYPDRRARPARLDRELLGQGASNVLSGLLGGLPVAGGAMRGSANIRAGAVTRWSTVLHGVWVVLCASLLAGVLDLIPLAALAVLVLLVGVKMVSFAHIKNVRRHQEFPVYVTTIGGVVLLGVLEGVVAGIAVAAFTALRRLTRTRITVSEEAGGYRVRARGQLTFLAVPRLTRAFAQVPDGAHAVVELDGSFMDHAAYEALQSWCDRHRARGGWAMLGDRTGGTVSEPASAHACRPWTPWRNHHCTRPSAATVTAPGGNQLLGGVSNFQRNTAPLVRDELARLAREGQRPTQLFLTCADSRLVTSMITSSGPGDLFTVRNVGNLMPPPDSDNSCDSVAAAVEYAVDVLKVGSITVCGHSGCGAMQALLGSDHEPGAQTPLARWLRHGRPSLERLARGGPGMTDRAPADDLERLSLANVVQQLEHLLDHPCVARRYAEGKLQLQGMYFHVAEAQAYVLDHATGSFSAVHPEVLDAV, from the coding sequence ATGCAGACGCCTCACAGGTCCGATCTGTCCGCCTCGATCACTGTCTTTCTGATCGCCGTGCCGCTGTCGCTCGGTATCGCCCTCGCCACCGGTGCGCCCCTCCAGTCCGGCCTCGTCGCCGCAGCCGTCGGCGGTATCGTCGCCGGGCTGCTGGGCGGGGCCCCGTTGCAGGTCAGCGGGGCTGCCACCAGCCTCGTGGTCGTCACCGCCGAACTCGTACAGCGCTACGGATGGCGCACCACCTGCGCCATCACCGTGCTCGCCGGCCTCGCCCAGGCCGCCCTCGGCGCCCTGCGGGTGGCGCGGGCGGCGCTCGTCGTCAGCCCCGCCATCGTGCACGGCATGCTCGCCGGGATCGGCGTGTCCATCGCCGTCGGGCAGCTGCACGTCATCCTCGGCGGCACCGCTCAGGGCTCCGCCCTGGCCAACCTCGGTGCGCTGCCACGCCAGTTGGCGGCCACCAGCCCGGCCACCCTGGGGATCGGCGCGCTCACCGCCGTCGTCCTGGTCGGCTGGCCGCGGCTGCCCGGAAAGAACGTCAGAAACAGAGCCGTGCGCGCGCTGCGGGCGGTCCCGGCGGCGCTGGCGGCGGTCGCCGTCGCCACGGCCGCGGGTCTGGCGCTGACCGTGCCGCGCGTCGATCTGCCGTCGTGGAACACTCCGGTGCTGCCCCGGCTGCCGGAGGGCCCGGTGCTCGGGCTGCTCGCCGCGGTCGTCACCGTCACCCTCGTCGCGAGCATGGAATCGCTGCTGTCCGCGGTCGCGCTCGACAAGATGCAGTCCGAGTACCCGGACCGGCGGGCCAGACCCGCGCGGCTCGACCGTGAACTGCTCGGCCAGGGCGCGTCGAACGTGCTCTCCGGGCTGCTCGGCGGCCTGCCGGTGGCCGGCGGCGCGATGCGCGGCTCGGCGAACATCCGGGCCGGGGCCGTGACGCGCTGGTCCACGGTCCTGCACGGGGTGTGGGTGGTGCTGTGCGCGAGCCTGCTGGCCGGCGTGCTGGATCTGATCCCGCTCGCCGCCCTCGCCGTCCTGGTCCTGCTCGTCGGCGTGAAGATGGTGAGCTTCGCGCACATCAAAAACGTACGGCGGCACCAGGAGTTCCCGGTGTACGTCACCACCATCGGCGGAGTGGTGCTGCTCGGCGTCCTGGAGGGCGTGGTGGCCGGGATCGCGGTCGCGGCGTTCACCGCGCTGCGCCGCCTCACCCGCACCCGGATCACCGTCTCCGAGGAGGCGGGCGGCTACCGGGTGCGGGCCCGCGGGCAGTTGACGTTCCTCGCGGTGCCCCGGCTCACCCGGGCCTTCGCCCAGGTACCCGACGGGGCGCACGCGGTCGTCGAGCTGGACGGCTCGTTCATGGACCACGCGGCCTACGAGGCGCTGCAGTCGTGGTGCGACCGGCACCGTGCCCGCGGCGGCTGGGCCATGCTCGGCGACCGCACCGGAGGGACCGTCAGCGAACCGGCGAGCGCGCACGCCTGCCGGCCCTGGACTCCGTGGCGCAACCACCACTGCACCCGGCCGAGCGCCGCCACCGTCACCGCACCGGGCGGCAACCAGCTGCTCGGGGGCGTCAGCAACTTCCAGCGCAACACCGCACCCCTGGTGCGCGACGAGCTGGCGCGGCTGGCCCGGGAGGGCCAGCGGCCCACCCAGCTCTTCCTCACCTGCGCCGATTCCCGGCTGGTGACCAGCATGATCACCTCCAGCGGGCCCGGTGACCTCTTCACCGTCCGCAATGTCGGGAATCTGATGCCGCCGCCGGACTCGGACAACTCCTGCGACTCGGTGGCCGCGGCCGTCGAGTACGCGGTGGACGTACTGAAGGTCGGCAGCATCACGGTCTGCGGGCACTCCGGCTGCGGCGCCATGCAGGCGCTGCTCGGCAGTGATCACGAGCCCGGCGCGCAGACCCCGCTGGCCCGCTGGCTGCGCCACGGCCGGCCGAGCCTGGAGCGGCTGGCGCGGGGCGGCCCCGGGATGACGGACCGGGCGCCGGCCGACGATCTGGAGCGGCTGAGCCTGGCCAATGTGGTCCAGCAGCTGGAGCACCTGCTCGACCACCCGTGCGTGGCCCGCCGCTACGCGGAGGGCAAGCTCCAGCTCCAGGGCATGTACTTCCATGTCGCAGAGGCCCAGGCGTACGTCCTGGACCACGCCACGGGGTCGTTCTCCGCGGTGCATCCGGAGGTGCTGGACGCGGTCTGA
- a CDS encoding ATP-binding protein, producing MKIAFVGKGGSGKTTLSSLFIRHLADVRVPVVAVDADINQHLGPALGLDEEEAAAFPAMGAHLPEIKEYLRGTNPRIASVETMIKTTPPGSGSRLLRVIEENPVYAACARTVPLDDGAQVRLMATGPFNESDLGVACYHSKVGAVELCLNHLTDGRDEYVVVDMTAGSDSFASGMFTRFDMTFLVAEPTRKGVAVYRQYKEYARDFGVALRVIGNKVQGPDDLAFLRDETGDDLLATVGHSDWVRAMEKGRPPSFELLEETNRRALRTMHETADASYDARDWDRYTRQMVHFHLKNAESWGNAKTGADLASQVDPVFVLGESAAMTAAGALSPS from the coding sequence ATGAAGATCGCTTTCGTTGGAAAGGGCGGCAGCGGCAAGACCACGCTGTCCTCCCTGTTCATCCGCCACCTCGCGGACGTCCGTGTGCCCGTCGTCGCCGTTGACGCGGACATCAACCAGCACCTCGGCCCGGCCCTCGGCCTGGACGAGGAGGAGGCCGCCGCGTTCCCCGCGATGGGCGCCCACCTGCCGGAGATCAAGGAGTACCTGCGGGGCACCAACCCGCGGATCGCCTCCGTCGAGACCATGATCAAGACGACTCCGCCGGGCAGCGGCTCGCGCCTGCTGCGGGTGATCGAGGAGAACCCGGTCTACGCGGCGTGCGCCCGTACGGTCCCCCTGGACGACGGCGCTCAGGTGCGGCTGATGGCGACCGGCCCGTTCAACGAGTCCGACCTCGGTGTCGCCTGCTACCACTCCAAGGTCGGCGCGGTGGAACTGTGCCTGAACCATCTGACCGACGGCCGCGACGAGTACGTCGTGGTGGACATGACGGCCGGCAGCGACTCGTTCGCCTCCGGGATGTTCACCCGGTTCGACATGACGTTCCTGGTCGCCGAGCCGACCCGCAAGGGCGTCGCCGTCTACCGCCAGTACAAGGAGTACGCCCGCGACTTCGGCGTCGCGCTGCGCGTCATCGGCAACAAGGTGCAGGGCCCCGACGACCTGGCGTTCCTGCGCGACGAGACCGGTGACGACCTGCTGGCCACCGTCGGCCACTCCGACTGGGTGCGCGCGATGGAGAAGGGCCGTCCGCCGAGCTTCGAGCTGCTGGAGGAGACCAACCGCCGCGCGCTGCGGACGATGCACGAGACGGCCGACGCCTCGTACGACGCCCGCGACTGGGACCGGTACACCCGGCAGATGGTGCACTTCCATCTGAAGAACGCGGAGAGCTGGGGCAACGCCAAGACGGGCGCCGACCTGGCATCCCAGGTCGACCCCGTCTTCGTGCTCGGCGAGTCCGCGGCGATGACCGCCGCCGGCGCGCTGTCGCCTAGCTGA
- a CDS encoding oxidoreductase: MGTNADPLAILGSLPGVSDAVDSVRQSVDKVYGHRVMRRRSEEVTSEAALRGARGSAALAGADWPLEEMRRRSDFSADAEARTVGAALRLTAEAGQLLSVWRQSPVQALARLHLVAAGGAVPDDTVGRPRLAGEPVDEPLVELPLPESGEVAARLDGLVGLLRAGSEAPALVVGAVVHGELLSLRPFGSFNGPVARAAERIVLVGSGLDPKSICPAEVGHAELGRADYLKALEGYASGTPEGMAAWIGHCGKALELGVRESVAVCEALQRGAA; the protein is encoded by the coding sequence ATGGGTACGAACGCTGATCCGCTCGCCATCCTCGGTTCCCTGCCCGGCGTGTCCGACGCGGTGGACTCCGTGCGGCAGTCCGTGGACAAGGTCTACGGCCACCGCGTGATGCGCCGCCGGTCCGAAGAGGTGACGTCCGAGGCGGCGCTGCGCGGAGCGCGCGGTTCCGCCGCGCTGGCCGGCGCCGACTGGCCGCTGGAGGAGATGCGGCGGCGCAGCGACTTCTCCGCGGACGCCGAGGCCCGCACGGTGGGCGCGGCGCTGCGGCTGACCGCCGAGGCCGGGCAGCTGCTCAGCGTCTGGCGCCAGTCGCCGGTGCAGGCGCTGGCGCGGCTGCACCTGGTGGCGGCGGGCGGCGCCGTTCCGGACGACACGGTCGGCCGGCCGCGGCTGGCCGGGGAGCCGGTCGACGAGCCGCTGGTGGAGCTCCCGCTCCCGGAGTCGGGAGAGGTGGCCGCCCGGCTCGACGGGCTGGTCGGACTGCTGCGTGCGGGGAGCGAGGCGCCCGCGCTCGTCGTCGGCGCGGTGGTGCACGGCGAACTGCTGTCGCTGCGGCCCTTCGGCTCGTTCAACGGGCCGGTCGCGCGGGCCGCGGAGCGGATCGTGCTGGTCGGCAGCGGACTCGACCCCAAGTCGATCTGTCCCGCCGAGGTGGGCCACGCCGAACTCGGGCGGGCCGACTACCTCAAGGCGCTGGAGGGTTACGCGTCCGGGACACCGGAGGGTATGGCCGCGTGGATCGGGCACTGCGGGAAGGCGCTGGAACTCGGGGTGCGCGAGAGCGTCGCGGTGTGCGAGGCGCTGCAGCGCGGCGCGGCCTGA
- a CDS encoding HAD family hydrolase — protein MLVLVENHLSPRTAAFFDLDKTVIAKSSTLAFSRSFYQGGLINRRAVLRTAYAQFVYLVGGADHDQMEGMRKYLSELCRGWNVQQVREIVAETLHDLIDPIIYDEAASLIEEHHAAGRDVVIVSASGAEVVEPIGRMLGADHVIATRMVAKDGCYTGEIEHYVYGPAKAEAILGLADTEGYDLERSFAYSDSVTDIPMLEVVGHPYAVNPDRGLRREATGKEWPILTFNRPVRLNQRIPSLSMPPRPVLAAAAVGAAAATAGLVWYAARRRRPSLLS, from the coding sequence ATGCTCGTGCTCGTGGAAAACCACCTGTCCCCGCGCACCGCAGCATTCTTCGACCTCGACAAGACCGTGATCGCCAAGTCGAGCACCCTCGCCTTCAGCAGATCCTTCTACCAGGGCGGCCTGATCAACCGAAGGGCCGTGCTGCGCACCGCCTACGCCCAGTTCGTCTATCTCGTGGGCGGCGCCGACCACGACCAGATGGAGGGGATGCGCAAGTACCTCTCCGAGCTGTGCCGCGGCTGGAACGTGCAGCAGGTCAGGGAGATCGTGGCCGAGACCCTCCACGACCTCATCGACCCGATCATCTACGACGAGGCCGCGTCCCTCATCGAGGAGCACCACGCCGCCGGCCGGGACGTGGTGATCGTGAGCGCCTCGGGTGCCGAGGTCGTCGAGCCCATCGGCCGGATGCTCGGCGCCGACCATGTGATCGCCACCCGGATGGTCGCCAAGGACGGCTGCTACACGGGCGAGATCGAGCACTACGTCTACGGCCCCGCCAAGGCCGAGGCCATTCTCGGGCTCGCCGACACCGAGGGATACGACCTGGAACGGTCGTTCGCGTACAGCGATTCGGTGACCGACATCCCCATGCTGGAGGTCGTCGGCCACCCGTACGCGGTGAATCCTGACCGCGGGCTGCGCCGCGAGGCGACCGGCAAGGAATGGCCGATCCTCACCTTCAACCGGCCGGTCCGGCTCAACCAGCGGATCCCGTCGCTGTCGATGCCGCCGCGCCCGGTGCTCGCCGCGGCCGCGGTCGGAGCGGCCGCCGCCACCGCGGGACTGGTCTGGTACGCCGCCCGCCGCCGACGACCGTCACTTTTGTCCTGA
- the ssd gene encoding septum site-determining protein Ssd: MAESITPDRRPAAAEEPGGPLIVTQDEALLDDLLRLCAAAGAEPEVAFGAPPRAGSWESAPLVLVGSDDTTRLRGAVRRKGVLLVGRDLDDQDVWRRAVDIGADHVLFLPDAETWLVDRIADAAEGVAEPALTIGVVGGRGGAGASTLACALAVTAARDGRRAMLIDGDPLGGGLDILLGAERTGGLRWPDLADSRGRVNSGALEESLPRLDALSVLSWDRSDSVVIPPQAMRSVLGAARRRGGVVVVDLPRRVDEAVAESLAQIDVGLLVVPAELRAVAAATRVASAVSMVLKDLRVVARGPFASGLGDEEIAKLVGLPLAGELPSEPDLLDARDGGGPPGASGRGPLARFCSAFLAQALPSGGSVPV; encoded by the coding sequence GTGGCTGAATCCATCACACCCGACCGGAGGCCGGCAGCGGCGGAGGAGCCGGGCGGACCGCTGATCGTCACTCAGGACGAGGCGCTGCTCGACGATTTGCTGCGGTTGTGCGCGGCGGCCGGCGCCGAACCCGAAGTGGCCTTCGGGGCCCCGCCCCGTGCGGGCAGCTGGGAATCCGCGCCGCTGGTCCTCGTCGGCTCCGACGACACCACCCGGCTCCGCGGCGCCGTCCGGCGAAAGGGCGTGCTGCTCGTCGGCCGGGATCTGGACGACCAGGACGTGTGGCGCAGAGCGGTCGACATCGGCGCCGATCACGTACTTTTTCTGCCGGATGCCGAGACCTGGCTGGTCGACCGGATCGCCGATGCGGCCGAGGGAGTCGCCGAACCCGCCCTGACCATCGGGGTGGTGGGCGGCCGCGGCGGTGCCGGGGCCAGCACCCTGGCCTGCGCCCTCGCGGTCACCGCGGCCCGCGACGGCCGCCGCGCGATGCTCATCGACGGCGACCCGCTCGGCGGAGGCCTCGACATCCTGCTCGGCGCCGAGCGCACCGGAGGACTGCGCTGGCCCGACCTCGCCGACTCGCGGGGGCGCGTCAACAGCGGTGCGCTCGAGGAGTCGCTGCCGCGGCTCGACGCGCTGAGCGTCCTCAGCTGGGACCGCAGCGACTCGGTGGTCATCCCGCCGCAGGCCATGCGGTCCGTGCTGGGTGCCGCGCGGCGCCGGGGCGGTGTCGTCGTCGTGGACCTGCCCCGCCGGGTCGACGAGGCGGTCGCGGAATCCCTGGCCCAGATCGACGTCGGACTGCTCGTCGTCCCGGCCGAGTTGCGGGCGGTGGCCGCGGCCACCCGGGTCGCCTCGGCCGTCAGCATGGTCCTCAAGGACCTGCGGGTGGTCGCCCGGGGGCCCTTCGCTTCCGGGCTCGGGGACGAGGAGATCGCCAAGCTCGTCGGCCTGCCGCTGGCCGGCGAACTGCCGTCGGAACCGGACCTCCTCGATGCGCGGGACGGCGGCGGGCCGCCCGGCGCGAGCGGCCGCGGGCCGCTGGCCCGCTTCTGCTCCGCCTTCCTGGCCCAGGCCCTGCCCAGCGGCGGGAGCGTGCCGGTATGA
- a CDS encoding TadA family conjugal transfer-associated ATPase, protein MSADRAEPRAALLDAVRLRLAEYSGDPTPSRVAAALRAEGRLLGDTEVLGVVTALRSEMVGAGPLEPLLADPDVTDVLVNGPDEVWVDRGHGLERSDVGFADASAVRRLAQRLATTAGRRLDDARPWVDARLPDGTRLHAVLPPVVVGSPCLSLRVVRARAFALDELIAAGTMDAETARLLRAVLDARLSFMISGGTGTGKTTLLSCLLGLVEPDLRIVLAEDSAELRPDHPHVVRLETRPANQEGAGLVELRDLVRQALRMRPDRLVVGEVRGPEVTELLAALNTGHEGGCGTVHANAACDVPARLEALGSTAGLDRAALHSQLAAALSVVVHLARDRSGLRRVAEIHVLERRADGLVVTVPAVVRGAHGAGERGPGWDRLAVLCERGAS, encoded by the coding sequence ATGAGCGCGGACCGTGCGGAACCGAGGGCGGCGCTCCTGGACGCCGTCAGACTCCGCCTCGCGGAGTACAGCGGGGACCCGACGCCCAGCAGGGTCGCGGCCGCGCTGCGCGCCGAAGGGCGGCTGCTGGGCGACACCGAAGTGCTCGGCGTCGTCACCGCGCTGCGCTCCGAAATGGTCGGCGCGGGACCGCTGGAACCCCTGCTCGCGGATCCGGACGTCACCGATGTGCTCGTCAACGGTCCGGACGAGGTGTGGGTCGACCGCGGGCACGGCCTGGAGCGCAGCGACGTCGGCTTCGCCGATGCCTCCGCGGTGCGCAGGCTCGCCCAGCGGCTCGCGACCACCGCCGGGCGGCGGCTGGACGACGCCCGGCCGTGGGTCGACGCCCGGCTGCCGGACGGCACCCGGCTGCATGCCGTACTGCCGCCTGTCGTCGTCGGGTCGCCGTGTCTGTCGCTGCGTGTGGTGCGGGCCCGTGCCTTCGCCCTGGACGAGCTCATCGCCGCCGGCACCATGGACGCCGAGACCGCCCGGCTGCTGCGGGCCGTCCTCGACGCCCGGCTCTCCTTCATGATCAGTGGCGGCACCGGCACCGGGAAGACCACCCTGCTCAGCTGTCTGTTGGGCCTGGTGGAACCGGATCTGCGCATCGTCCTCGCCGAGGACTCCGCGGAACTGCGGCCCGACCACCCGCATGTCGTACGCCTGGAGACCCGGCCGGCCAATCAGGAGGGTGCCGGTCTGGTGGAGCTCCGGGACCTGGTGCGCCAGGCATTGCGGATGCGCCCGGACCGGCTGGTGGTCGGCGAGGTCCGCGGACCGGAGGTCACCGAACTGCTCGCCGCGCTCAACACCGGGCACGAGGGCGGTTGCGGAACGGTGCACGCGAACGCGGCCTGCGACGTGCCGGCCCGGCTGGAGGCGCTCGGTTCGACCGCCGGTCTCGACCGGGCCGCCCTGCACAGCCAGTTGGCGGCCGCGCTGTCCGTCGTCGTCCATCTGGCCAGGGACCGGTCCGGGCTGCGCCGGGTCGCCGAGATCCATGTACTGGAACGCCGCGCCGACGGGCTGGTCGTCACCGTCCCGGCCGTGGTGCGCGGCGCTCACGGCGCCGGGGAGCGGGGGCCGGGCTGGGACCGGCTGGCGGTCCTGTGCGAGCGGGGTGCGTCATGA